CACTGCTCGGCGCGGCTGCGTTCATCACGTGGTCGACACCGGCGCGCGCCGACCCGGAAGTCCTGAACGGCCGGTACAACGTGCACTACGCGGACAACGACAAACCGACCGCGTGGCTCTTCGTCCCGTGCGGATCGGACTGCACCCGGGCGACCTCGCAAGATGGCGGGACGTTCGTTATCAGCTGGGAATTCCAACTCGTCAGTGGACGATGGACTCACAGCGGGACGGCCCAGGCGCCGTGCCCGAACGGCGCATCGGCCCCGGTGACTGTCAACTACAGCTTCGATGCCGTGTCGCTCGCGGGAGAAGGCCAGACGACGACGTCAGACGCGTGCAGTGGAGAGCCGAGCAAGACCTTTACCAGGCAATTCCAATTGAGCAAAGCCTGAGGAACGTCAGACCATGGGCCGGCGGTGAGGACCACACCGTCGACCCGCCCGCCGATGCGGCTCGGCTACCTGGGCAACAAGATTCCTTTTAGGACCAGACGCGACGCTTTCCTCGACGCCGACGCGAGTGCGGCGGCTCGAGAAAGAGGCCCCATGAATAGCACCTCAGCGACGATGGCCCGGACGACACGCCTTGGCGTGCTCGCGGCCTTGTTGACCACGGCCGCCGCGGGCTGGGCGGGTGGAGTCGCCGGCGCCCATGCCGCCCCGAGCGTTCCGGCCCCGCACACCGACCCCGGGATGCATGGCGACCCGGGCGCCGCCGCGCCCTACTGGCGCTATCAGCAGCAGCATCTCGACTGCGGGGAGATGGCGGTGGCCGACGTGATCGGCCAGATCAGCGGCCACGAGCCCAGCGAGGACGAGATCAATGCCGCAGCGGAAAACATTGCGAGCGCGGCCCACCCCGGGCCGATTTACCGCCCCGGCAGCAGAACGAGCAACAAAGACCTGGTGCCGCTCTTGGCGCACTACGGCGTGCACGCCGACGTGGTCCACCCCGATACCGAAGGATTGGTGGGCGCTCTGGATCACGGGCGCAAGGTGATCGCCGGGGTGAACGACCACGTCATCTGGAACGACTCCGGCGACCGCACCAAGCAAAACCACTTCGTCGTCGTCATCGGCATCGACAACGACGCCGGTGTGGTGCACCTCAACGACAGTGGCGTGCCCTCGGGCGGTGACGAGCAGGTTTCGATCGCGACGTTCGAGGAGGCCTGGGGCGCCGGCGACAATTTCGCCGTCTTGACGACGTGAACGCGCCGCGGATCAGACCATGGACCGGCGACCGGTCAGGGCTCGGCCCAGGGTCAACTCGTCGGCGAACTCCAAGTCGCCGCCCATCGGCAGCCCGGACGCGATTCGCGTGACGGTCAGGCCGGGAATGTCGCGCAGCACCCGGACCAGGTAGGTGGCCGTCGCTTCCCCCTCGGTGTTGGGGTCGGTCGCGATGATCACCTCGGTGATGTCCACCCCGTCGACCCGCTCGCCGATACGGCTCAGCAGCTCGCGGATCCGCAGCTGATCGGGGCCCACGCCGGACAGCGGATCGAGCGCGCCGCCCAGGACGTGGTAGCGGCCGCGGAACTCCCGAGTGCGCTCGACGGCCTGGACGTCCTTGGGTTCCTCGACGACACACACCTGCGTGCCGTCGCGGCGCGGATCGGCGCAAATCCGGCAACGCTCGTCGTCGGAAACGTTGCCGCAGACCGCGCAGAAACGGACGCCGTCGCGGACCTTCGCCAGCACGGCGGTAAGTCGGTCGATGTCCCGCGGTTCGACCGACAACAAGTGAAAGGCGATGCGCTGCGCGCTCTTTGGCCCGATACCCGGCAGCCTGCCAAGCTCGTCGATCAGGTCCTGGACCGGTCCCTCAAACATGTCGGTAGGTAGTCAGAGCCCCGGTACCTGCGTCGGTGGGGCCGGTGGAGCCGGAGGGCCGCCCAAGCCGGCGGTCAGCGACCCCAGCTGCTCCTGCGCCATCTGGGTGACCTGCTTGGAGGCGTCCACCATGGCGCCGACGATCAAGTCCTGCAACGTCTCGATGTCCGAGGGGTCGACGACCGACGGATCGATCTTCACCGCGATGACCTCGCCGCTGCCTTTGACAACCGCCTCGACCAACCCGCCACCGGCCTGACCGCGGATCTCGGCGTTCGCGAGCTGTTGCTGAGCCTCCATGAGCCTTTGCTGCATCTGCTGCGCCTGGGCGAGCAGCGCGGACATATCGCCTCCGGGTTGCATGACAATCCCCTCGCATCTTGGTCTCGAGTTGGTTTCGCCTGTGGGTGTCGGGCGATTCGAAACACCCAGCGTAGACCGCCCGCGGTTACCTTTGCGCCGTGGACCTACCAGTGAGCAGGCGTGTCGGGATCAGAACGATCATCGGAATGGTTGTTGCTGTTTCGACGATCATCATCCCGACGGCCACCGCGACCCCTTCCAACATCGCCGGCATGGTGGTTTTCATCGATCCCGGCCACAACGGCGCCAATGACGCGTCCATCGGCCGGCAGGTCACCACCGGTCGCGGGGGCACCAAGGATTGCCAGACCAGCGGCACCGCGACCAACACCGGCTATATGGAGCACACGTTCACCTGGGACACCGCGTTGCGGGTCCGCGCCGCGCTGACAGCACTCGGCGTCAGGACCGCCCTGTCCCGCGGTAACGACAGCGCGTTGGGGCCGTGTGTCGACGAGCGCGCCAACATGGCCAATTCATTGCGGCCCAACGCGATCCTGAGTATCCACGCCGACGGCGGTCCACCGTCCGGCCGCGGGTTCCACGTCAACTATTCGGCCCCGCCACTGAACCAGGTCCAGGCCGGCCCGTCGGTGCAGTACGCGCGGATCATGCGCGACCAGATGGCGGCCGCCGGCATCCCGCCGGCCACCTACATCGGCCAGAACGGACTGTACGGACGCTCGGACCTAACCGGCCTCAACCTGGCGCAATATCCCTCGATCCTGGTCGAATGCGGCAACATGAAGAACCCCGTCGATTCGGCGCTGATGGAGTCCCCGGAAGGCCGGCAGAA
The DNA window shown above is from Mycobacterium sp. Aquia_216 and carries:
- a CDS encoding C39 family peptidase; translation: MNSTSATMARTTRLGVLAALLTTAAAGWAGGVAGAHAAPSVPAPHTDPGMHGDPGAAAPYWRYQQQHLDCGEMAVADVIGQISGHEPSEDEINAAAENIASAAHPGPIYRPGSRTSNKDLVPLLAHYGVHADVVHPDTEGLVGALDHGRKVIAGVNDHVIWNDSGDRTKQNHFVVVIGIDNDAGVVHLNDSGVPSGGDEQVSIATFEEAWGAGDNFAVLTT
- the recR gene encoding recombination mediator RecR, translated to MFEGPVQDLIDELGRLPGIGPKSAQRIAFHLLSVEPRDIDRLTAVLAKVRDGVRFCAVCGNVSDDERCRICADPRRDGTQVCVVEEPKDVQAVERTREFRGRYHVLGGALDPLSGVGPDQLRIRELLSRIGERVDGVDITEVIIATDPNTEGEATATYLVRVLRDIPGLTVTRIASGLPMGGDLEFADELTLGRALTGRRSMV
- a CDS encoding YbaB/EbfC family nucleoid-associated protein, with translation MQPGGDMSALLAQAQQMQQRLMEAQQQLANAEIRGQAGGGLVEAVVKGSGEVIAVKIDPSVVDPSDIETLQDLIVGAMVDASKQVTQMAQEQLGSLTAGLGGPPAPPAPPTQVPGL
- a CDS encoding Rv3717 family N-acetylmuramoyl-L-alanine amidase, encoding MDLPVSRRVGIRTIIGMVVAVSTIIIPTATATPSNIAGMVVFIDPGHNGANDASIGRQVTTGRGGTKDCQTSGTATNTGYMEHTFTWDTALRVRAALTALGVRTALSRGNDSALGPCVDERANMANSLRPNAILSIHADGGPPSGRGFHVNYSAPPLNQVQAGPSVQYARIMRDQMAAAGIPPATYIGQNGLYGRSDLTGLNLAQYPSILVECGNMKNPVDSALMESPEGRQKYADALVRGVAGFLASQGQAR